Part of the Catalinimonas alkaloidigena genome is shown below.
GTCATTTTAGTGGAATACGTTTCTGTCAATAGCAACAACCGAGCTAATCGCAAGGTGGAACCTTTGCGCTTTATTCAGCAGGATACGAGCCTGGAAGCTTTTGATGTGGAGAAAAAAGCCATTAGACATTTTCATCTGGACCGCATGACCGATGTGAGATGTTTGCAGACGCCATTCAGATTCAAGAAAATGCACTGTGCCCAGCATACCGATCCTTTCAAGATTGGAGATGTAGAGTTAGTAGAAGTAGAACTGGAATTAGCATTAAATGCCGCCCAGCAGTTAAAAGAAGCTTATCCCGACACGCAGGCTTACCTGACACCCAATGGAAAAGGAGAGTTGTATAAGGGGCCGGTGAACGCGAAGTTTTTACAACTGGATCGTTTCCTCTTGAGCATGTGCTGTGAGGTACAAATCATGAAGCCAGAAAGTCTAAAAGAACACCTTAATACATTATGGCATAAAAAAACTTTATAAATAATTTTTGCTTGTGCGCTATTTGCATCAACCTCATACTACACTTGTACCATTAATCAAATTAGAGCTATGCGATTTAACCTGATACTCAATATTACCAGCCGTAACAAAGTGCTTCCTATCAATTATCAGTATCCCCTGCACAGCTGGATTTACAAAGTGATACAATCTGCTGATGCAGAATTTAGCCAATTTCTCCATGATGAAGGCTATGCTTTAGGGTATAAAAAATTCAAGCTCTTTACTTTCTCTCCACTGAACTCTCGTCCGTTCAAAATCTTTAAGAAGGATGAGCGAATAGGTTTATACGGTGATGAAGTACAATTGCAGATCAGCTTTCTGGTTAACCAGGCAGCAGAGAAATTTATTATGGGTTTGTTTATGGGGCAGAAGTTTTCTTTGGGAGATCAGGTTAGCCAAGTAGATTTTGAGGTGGTACGGATAGAAGCGCAGCCCCGGCCTGAATTTCAGGAAAGCATGCGTTACCGTTGCCTCTCCCCGGTGGTAATTAGTGTAAAGGAAGAAGGCAAGGAGAAGCCACAGTATAAAGGACCTGATTATCCAGCATATAAAGCTCTTTTTCTGAAACACCTGTTTCAAAAAAGCTTGGCTGTGCCACAGAGTGCAGAAGTTGAACAGGGACAATACATGGAAGAAGGTTGGCGATTTTGTTTGCTAAATCAGCCCAGAATGAAAGGAGTACATATCAAACAGCATACACCAGGCCATACACAGGTGATTGGCTACCAGTATGACTTTGAGCTTAGCGCTCCACCAGAAGTACACAAAATGGCCTATTACGCTGGTTTTGGGGAGAAGAATAGCTTGGGGTTTGGGTTTGCTTTATCTATTAAATAAGATGGGATTTTATTATGATTTATGAAATAAAAAACTTTGTAGATAACTTAGCTAAAGAAGACTTTTTAAGAAATCTGAAGCTAAGAGAAGGTATATACATATCAATTGATATTGATCTATCGGGAAATGTTGTAGACTATGATTATCAGGTTTACAAAAACAATGATCCCTTAAATTACTTTACAAAACGTTGGTTATTCCTGCATGTAAACACTAAGCCAGTATCTAATGCAAAAATATTTAACCCAGGAAAAAAAATTTTTAACGCCTCCTGCTCACCTTTTGTCTTTGCTTTTAATAATAAAAATACTTTAAAGGAAGTTAGGGATCTTAGGAACGATTTGAATGAAGAGGTAAAAAAAGAAAGGTCAAAAATAAATAAGTTAGAATCTGAAGAAAAAGATGAAGGTAAATCCTCTTCTGAAAAAAATAAAATAAAAAAAAGATTAGAACTGAGACAAAAAGACATAGAAGATAGTACAATTCAATATTTTGATACTGCTAAGAAATATGTCAATGAAGCATATGAGCACTTATTTTTTGAAAGCTTTAAAAAGTGTGTATTTAGGTATTTCCATAAAGGGGACAATATTTATAGCCTTCCTTTTGAATTAAAAAGAATTTTAGCTTCAGCAAAAGCAAACCAGTTAATCTCAATATCACCACGTAGTTTAATATTAGACAGAAGTGCAAAATGGATTTTAACGGATATTACTGTCACGAACAGTCATAAAGAATACTTAACCTCCAAAGTTTTTAATAAAGAAAAATTTAATGAAAATACGACAGAGGGTCTATTTGGAATTAGCGACAGTTTGAGTGGTTTTAATGACAAGAAGATGTTCCTGAAACATCATTCTGCACCTCTAGAATTCAATTACCGAGTAAGTGGTGAGGTTGCTATGCAGCTCTGGCGTTTTTTCCAACTCCAACAGAATAAGCAAATCCCTAATCCAGTTCCCATCTTTATAGATAAGCAAGAGCTGAACGAAAAAATGATCAGTATTTTTAACAGTGAAGAAAAGAAGATTGGACATGCAGAAATGGTAAAAAAAATTCTGAGTCATTCAGGTCAAAAGGATCTACAGAATTATTATCTGATCTATTTTCTTGGTACAAAAGGCAGCCGGATAGGTGATATAGATTTTATTCCAGTTTTTAGATATGAAGAAGAGAAGGCAATATTACAGCCGGTATTTGGACAACAGGGAGTCAAAAAAATTGAAAGTGTTTTTGACATGGAAGAACATATTTTCAATAAAATTTTCAATAATCAGTTAAAAACAGATTCGTGGTTGAAATACTTCGGTGAGATAAAATATGATCCAAAATATATTACAGATACTTGTTATAACCAGCTTCTAAAATACCGAAAATCCATTTATGACTTTGTCTATAAGTCCAGAAGGCAAGCCATCACGGCAGTAATGTTTGATGATATGATGCAGCAAGGAATAATAGATGATTTACGCCACGATGATGTAAAGGATGGAAACCATACTAAGGAATATGCAATCAAAGAAAAACTTAATATATGGTTCAGTCTGTATGATTTTTTTATAAACCCAACACCATTAATAAGAAAGAATATGGCAAACCGAACAAATGAACTACTCCTTCAACTCAAAGAATTAACAGAAGCTGAAAATAACTCACATATTAAAGATGGTGATGATGAGACTTTTGCTTTTGCTGCAGGACAAATTATATGGAAGTTGCTCATTCAGAGCCAGGCCTCAAATCGTACTCATGCACTACTAGAACCTTTTCTACAAAAGGTGGATGTGTCACAATTTAAATTAGCAATAGCGAGAACCTTTGAGATGTACAAGCATGAATTTACTCTTTATCCAAATAAGTATGGGTTTGATAAAATCATGAGTGAGGTGATGGGTTATGAGCCGAACGAAACTAACATGAAAAAGCTACTCCCATTTATTTTAGCTGGTTATTTTGCAAAATCAGTCTTTTCCAAGGAACAAGAGAAATAACACAATTCAATTTAATACTTCATACTTATGAACTTTAAAAACAGAGTTTTTGGATGCGCAGTAGTACGCGCAATTAATGCAAATTACAATGCAGATTTCAGCCATCAGCCTCGTACTTTACCTGATGGGAAAGTTTATGCAACTGACAAAGCTTTTAAATATCTGGTAAAGAATTACATCAAAGATTTATACCCTACCGAAAAGGTTTTCTACTTCAAAAGCCAGAAGGAAGACTTCAATCCGAGAAGTTTAGAAGAAACGTATGACTTTCAGTTTCCTGAATCAACTAAAAAGTCAAAAACAGAATTTGCACAGGATTTACTAAGGTGCATAGACATTCGTTGCTTCGGTGCAACCTTTGCCATGAAAGCCAAAGACGGAAATAATGTAGCTATATCCATTCATGGGCCTGTACAGGTTAATCATGGAATCAATATTTGGAGTGAAAACAATATTTTTTCAGAACAGATAATGTCACCTTTTGCAGATAAAGAAGGGGCAGAAATGACAACCTTAGGGCGCCAATCTAAATTACAAGAGGGGCATTATTTGCACCATTTCTCAGTCAATCCTAAAAACCTTGAAGAAATAGTAAAATTAGCAGGAGAAGGTAGCCAAGATCTTATTGGGGATGATATTTCAAAACTTAAAACAGCATTTCGTTTAGGTGCTACATATTTTGATTCAGCTGCGAAAGCGGGAATAGACAATGAGGTTTTACTGTGGATACAATTAAAACCTGAGTCTAAAAAAGTGCTACCTTCTTTTTCCAATCTGATTAAAATGGTTAAAGAAGATAATAAAGCTGTTTTTGATTTTTCTAAAGTAAAGTCTCTTGTGGAGGATAATCAGGATGATATTCATGCCGTTGAGATATACTCTTTGAAAAATAGTGTTGTGATTAAAAATAAACCTGAAACTGCAAAGAGCTTTGATATTATATCAGGTAAAAAAATATAAATGAAGTAGAGGGATAAAAATATGCAAAAGCTTGTCTCATTTGATATTGAATCAGACTTTGGATTCTTAAAAAAGCCTGACACTAATGAACCAATATACATCACTTATAATATGCTGCACAAGCCAGCCTTACTAGGCATTTTGGGTGCGATCATAGGTTTAAGTGGCTTTAAAATAGTCTTAGAAACTGGCCGGAGAAAAAAGAGGGCCTATATTCCTGAATACTATGAAAAGTTGAAAGATTTAAAGGTTGGTATACAGCCTTTAAATGCTGAAAATGGGAATTTTATGAAGACTGTAATTAGGTACAATAATAGCGTTGGCTATGCCAATAAAGATGGAGGTACCTTAATTATTGATGAGCAAACGCTGATAAAACCAAGTTACCGATGTTATTTACTACTAAACTTAGAACAAGTTCTTCATGAGAAACTTTATCAAAACTTAAAGAAATCTGAAGCTGAATTTTTGCCTTACTTGGGGAAGAATGATTTTACTATCTGGTGGAATTATTTTAATGATGAGTATCCGGTCAACCAATTTGATTTTTCCCAAAATTTCAAAGTATCCTCGTTGATAAAAAAATCTGAGATCTTAAATAAGGCAATTGTACAATCAATGGGAAGAGCAGCAAGAAGCCAAACACAAAAAGAATTTACTTTTTTTGAAAGGCTGCCAATTGGATACCGTACTGATCTAATGCAATATGAATTAGCAGATTTTGCACTCACAAATACAACTTTAGACCAATCTTTTGTCTTAGATGATCTCTTTCAAATTAATCCTAATGAAGCCATTCAATTATTTTAAAACTTTTGTAGAAATGGCATCTCTTAATGAAGGAGAGCCTTTGTTGCGTACATTAAAAGACAGAGATAAATATTATGCACATACGCATATAAGCAAGCCTTATGAAACACTTGATCAGCACTTAAAGCTTGTAGTTAGATATTTTCTGAAGCTCATAGAAGAGCACCATTTAGAACCCATAATTGATGCATTGATACTTGACGGTATACCTGAAAATATTACTAATAAGGAAAAGGTGGGTAACTATATCAAAGAGGCATTCTTTCTAACAATATTGTATCATGACTTCGGCAAAATAAATCATCTTTTCCAGGAAAAAAAGATGAAAAATTCCAGAGGTGACTTTGAAATCGTAGAACATAAAGTTGATTCACAGCACTCTATCATAAGTGCTTACATCTATCTTATGCATGTCTTGGACAATGACTTTCTAGAATATAACGATATAGAACAGACTTTCACAGATGCGATCATCTCAAGTTTTGCCTATCCAATTGTAAAACACCATGCTAAATACCTTGATTCCGTTCTAGATATAGATTTTGATAGCCAAGAGAACCTCTTCTATAAATACTTAAAGCTTTTTGAAAAAGATATGCCTCAAAATGTAGAGGTACTACATGAGATAGTAACTGATATAGAGACCTCTTTTAAACAGTTTGATAATTTAAAGGTAAACCATTTTAATTTTTATGCCTTACTAAAACTAAACTTTTCTCTCCTTACAGCTTCTGATTATTACGCTACGGGAGAATATATGCAAGACTTAAAGGTAGATGATTTTGGCTTGGTAAAAGGAAAGTTAAGAGAAAAAGTCATCCAAAACTTTAAACATATCAAATCCTACAACAAAAATCTTTTTGAGAAAACAGAGCTACTCAAAAATATTTCTTTTGAAGATTTACAGGAGCAGAGCAATAATAATTTAAATCTACTCCGGCAAAAATTAGCAGCCCAAGTTCTGACCAGTTTACGGCTCTATTCAGATGATCATTTATTTTATTTAGAAGCACCTACAGGAGCT
Proteins encoded:
- a CDS encoding helix-turn-helix transcriptional regulator, which gives rise to MSEPRSLLRILKLISLLASPYKRTAKEYAEHFEVDKSTISRYKRVLEDVGFVIHQNQDLQLYLDREALRSQPHITFNEDEASLLSDLVRSYPGPLQQDLLTKIYISSPLPELAERTNQAKLARCFRLIKEAISEEKQVILVEYVSVNSNNRANRKVEPLRFIQQDTSLEAFDVEKKAIRHFHLDRMTDVRCLQTPFRFKKMHCAQHTDPFKIGDVELVEVELELALNAAQQLKEAYPDTQAYLTPNGKGELYKGPVNAKFLQLDRFLLSMCCEVQIMKPESLKEHLNTLWHKKTL
- the cas6 gene encoding CRISPR-associated endoribonuclease Cas6 yields the protein MRFNLILNITSRNKVLPINYQYPLHSWIYKVIQSADAEFSQFLHDEGYALGYKKFKLFTFSPLNSRPFKIFKKDERIGLYGDEVQLQISFLVNQAAEKFIMGLFMGQKFSLGDQVSQVDFEVVRIEAQPRPEFQESMRYRCLSPVVISVKEEGKEKPQYKGPDYPAYKALFLKHLFQKSLAVPQSAEVEQGQYMEEGWRFCLLNQPRMKGVHIKQHTPGHTQVIGYQYDFELSAPPEVHKMAYYAGFGEKNSLGFGFALSIK
- a CDS encoding type I CRISPR-associated protein Cas7 → MNFKNRVFGCAVVRAINANYNADFSHQPRTLPDGKVYATDKAFKYLVKNYIKDLYPTEKVFYFKSQKEDFNPRSLEETYDFQFPESTKKSKTEFAQDLLRCIDIRCFGATFAMKAKDGNNVAISIHGPVQVNHGINIWSENNIFSEQIMSPFADKEGAEMTTLGRQSKLQEGHYLHHFSVNPKNLEEIVKLAGEGSQDLIGDDISKLKTAFRLGATYFDSAAKAGIDNEVLLWIQLKPESKKVLPSFSNLIKMVKEDNKAVFDFSKVKSLVEDNQDDIHAVEIYSLKNSVVIKNKPETAKSFDIISGKKI
- the cas5b gene encoding type I-B CRISPR-associated protein Cas5b, with the protein product MQKLVSFDIESDFGFLKKPDTNEPIYITYNMLHKPALLGILGAIIGLSGFKIVLETGRRKKRAYIPEYYEKLKDLKVGIQPLNAENGNFMKTVIRYNNSVGYANKDGGTLIIDEQTLIKPSYRCYLLLNLEQVLHEKLYQNLKKSEAEFLPYLGKNDFTIWWNYFNDEYPVNQFDFSQNFKVSSLIKKSEILNKAIVQSMGRAARSQTQKEFTFFERLPIGYRTDLMQYELADFALTNTTLDQSFVLDDLFQINPNEAIQLF